Proteins encoded together in one Pseudomonas sp. TCU-HL1 window:
- a CDS encoding hydrolase, which yields MRTSFQPAWWLPGPHLQTLWSPFCRTPPHLERQRERLWMEDGDFLDLDWHGPHEASAPLVLVLHGLTGSSSSLYVLGLQKELAGRGWASVAINWRGCSGEPNLLPRGYHSGVSEDLATTIRHLRASRPLAPLYAVGYSLGGNVLLKHLGETGDDCGLQAAAAVSVPYRLDQCADRIGIGFSRVYQAHFMREMVAYVKGKQRHFAHHGHTEHLSTLSRLGSLENMRTFWDFDGRITAPLHGFNDAHDYYRRASSRYYLGGIRVPTLLIQAADDPFVFRHSLPDAHELSATTRMELHDRGGHVGFIEGSPQKPAYYLERRIPDWLGSCR from the coding sequence ATCCGCACCAGCTTCCAGCCCGCCTGGTGGTTGCCCGGCCCGCACCTGCAGACACTCTGGTCGCCTTTCTGCCGCACGCCGCCGCACCTGGAACGGCAGCGCGAGCGTCTCTGGATGGAGGACGGCGACTTCCTCGACCTGGACTGGCACGGCCCGCATGAGGCCAGCGCGCCACTGGTGCTGGTCCTGCATGGCCTGACCGGCTCCTCCAGTTCGCTCTACGTGCTGGGCCTGCAGAAAGAACTGGCCGGACGCGGCTGGGCCAGCGTGGCCATCAACTGGCGCGGCTGCTCGGGCGAACCCAACCTGCTCCCCCGCGGCTACCACTCGGGCGTCAGCGAAGACCTGGCGACCACCATCCGCCACCTGCGCGCCAGCCGGCCGCTGGCGCCGCTCTATGCGGTGGGTTATTCGCTGGGAGGCAACGTGCTGCTCAAGCACCTGGGAGAGACGGGCGACGACTGCGGGTTGCAAGCGGCGGCCGCCGTCTCGGTGCCCTACCGCCTGGACCAGTGCGCCGACCGCATCGGCATTGGCTTCTCGCGGGTCTATCAGGCGCACTTCATGCGCGAGATGGTCGCCTATGTGAAGGGCAAGCAACGCCACTTTGCCCATCACGGCCACACGGAACACCTTTCGACCCTCTCGCGCCTGGGCTCACTGGAAAACATGCGTACCTTCTGGGACTTCGACGGCCGCATCACCGCACCGCTGCATGGTTTCAATGACGCCCATGACTACTACCGGCGCGCATCCAGCCGCTACTACCTGGGCGGCATCCGCGTGCCCACCCTGCTGATCCAGGCCGCCGACGACCCCTTCGTGTTCCGCCACAGCCTGCCGGATGCCCACGAACTCTCCGCCACCACCCGCATGGAACTCCATGACCGGGGCGGGCACGTGGGCTTCATCGAAGGATCACCACAGAAACCCGCGTATTACCTGGAACGGCGGATTCCGGATTGGCTGGGGAGCTGCCGCTAG
- the rsmD gene encoding 16S rRNA (guanine(966)-N(2))-methyltransferase RsmD yields MRKPNPKPAKPGHGGQGQLRIIGGEWRSRRFAFPDGPGLRPTPDRVRETLFNWLAPYVEGARVLDPFAGSGALYLEALSRGAAEALALDLNPDSVAALRSHLDVLRCGRGQLLQSDALRYLNAQSAGTFDLVFLDPPFNQGLLQPVCNLLETRGWLTPRAWVYTESETPPSTLGLPGNWRLHREKKTGQVYYALWQRSVGESPAS; encoded by the coding sequence ATGCGCAAGCCAAACCCCAAACCCGCCAAGCCGGGCCACGGCGGCCAGGGCCAGCTCCGCATCATCGGCGGCGAATGGCGCTCGCGGCGCTTTGCCTTCCCCGACGGGCCCGGCCTGCGCCCGACGCCCGACCGGGTGCGCGAAACACTGTTCAACTGGCTGGCACCCTATGTGGAGGGCGCGCGGGTGCTGGACCCCTTCGCCGGAAGCGGTGCGCTCTATCTGGAGGCACTGTCCCGCGGTGCCGCCGAGGCCCTGGCGCTGGATCTGAACCCCGACTCGGTCGCCGCCCTGCGCAGCCATCTGGATGTGCTGCGCTGCGGACGGGGCCAATTGCTGCAGAGCGATGCACTGCGTTATCTGAACGCCCAGTCAGCTGGCACCTTCGACCTGGTGTTCCTCGATCCGCCCTTCAACCAAGGGCTGCTGCAACCTGTCTGCAACCTGCTGGAAACACGCGGCTGGCTAACCCCCCGCGCCTGGGTCTATACCGAAAGCGAGACCCCGCCTTCGACGCTGGGCCTGCCGGGCAACTGGCGCCTGCACCGGGAGAAGAAGACCGGGCAGGTGTACTACGCCCTATGGCAGCGTTCGGTGGGGGAAAGTCCCGCCTCCTGA
- a CDS encoding M16 family metallopeptidase encodes MSERNGLRYGLLGLALIALLGVLGFIVSRPASTAIAETAILAPTRGLQSLAELDSKAPSRRTLDIQNWTTAEGAKVLFVSAPELPMFDLRLTFAAGSSQDGDIPGLATLTNAMLNEGVAGKDVTAIAEGFEGLGAEFGNGAYRDMAVASLRSLTATEQRQPALDLFTQVIGAPTFPEDSLARIKNQMLAGFEYQKQNPGKLAGLELFDKLYGKHPYAHPSEGTEQSIPGISAAQLRAFHQKTYAAGNVVIALVGDLSRADAEAIANQVSRALPKGPALAKLPEPEMPKPGLNHIEFPSKQTHLMLAQLGIDRNDPDYAALYLGNQILGGGGFGTRLMEEVREKRGLTYGISSGFTAMQVRGPFMIGLQTRAEMSQGTLKLIQDIIRQYLAEGPTQKELDDAKRELAGSFPLSTASNADIVGQLGAIGFYGLPLNYLEDFMQKVQALDVAQVKAAMARHLNPDQFVIVTAGPTVPQKDLPPPTDKPAEMPSGVPEH; translated from the coding sequence ATGAGTGAGCGCAACGGCCTGCGTTATGGCCTGCTCGGCCTGGCCCTGATCGCCCTGCTCGGCGTACTGGGTTTCATCGTCAGTCGTCCAGCCAGCACCGCCATCGCCGAAACCGCCATCCTGGCGCCGACGAGGGGCCTGCAATCCCTGGCGGAGCTCGACAGCAAGGCACCCAGCCGGCGTACCCTGGACATCCAGAACTGGACGACCGCCGAAGGCGCCAAAGTGCTGTTCGTGAGCGCCCCCGAGCTGCCGATGTTCGACCTGCGCCTGACCTTCGCCGCTGGCAGCAGCCAGGATGGTGACATCCCCGGTCTGGCCACCCTGACCAACGCCATGCTCAACGAGGGCGTGGCCGGCAAGGACGTCACCGCCATCGCCGAGGGCTTCGAAGGCCTCGGCGCGGAGTTCGGTAATGGCGCCTATCGCGACATGGCCGTCGCCAGCCTCCGCAGCCTGACCGCCACCGAGCAGCGCCAGCCCGCCCTGGACCTGTTCACCCAGGTCATCGGTGCGCCGACCTTCCCCGAAGATTCCCTCGCGCGGATCAAAAACCAGATGCTCGCCGGCTTCGAGTACCAGAAGCAGAACCCCGGCAAGCTCGCCGGCCTGGAACTCTTCGACAAGCTCTATGGCAAGCACCCTTACGCCCACCCCAGCGAAGGCACCGAGCAGTCCATCCCCGGCATCAGCGCCGCCCAGCTGCGCGCCTTCCATCAGAAGACCTACGCCGCCGGCAACGTGGTGATCGCCCTGGTCGGCGATCTTTCCCGCGCCGATGCCGAAGCCATCGCCAACCAGGTGTCCAGGGCCCTGCCCAAAGGCCCGGCACTGGCCAAGCTGCCCGAACCCGAGATGCCGAAGCCCGGCCTGAATCACATCGAGTTTCCGTCCAAGCAGACTCACCTGATGCTGGCCCAGCTCGGCATCGACCGGAACGACCCGGACTACGCCGCGCTCTACCTGGGCAACCAGATTCTCGGCGGTGGCGGCTTCGGCACCCGGCTGATGGAAGAGGTGCGTGAAAAGCGCGGCCTGACCTACGGCATCAGCTCCGGCTTCACCGCCATGCAGGTGCGCGGTCCGTTCATGATCGGCCTGCAGACCCGCGCCGAGATGAGCCAGGGCACCCTCAAGCTGATCCAGGACATCATCCGCCAGTACCTGGCCGAAGGCCCGACCCAGAAAGAACTGGACGACGCCAAGCGCGAACTCGCCGGCAGCTTCCCGCTGTCCACCGCGAGCAACGCCGATATCGTCGGCCAGCTGGGCGCCATCGGGTTCTACGGCCTGCCGCTGAACTACCTGGAAGACTTCATGCAGAAGGTCCAGGCGCTGGACGTTGCCCAGGTCAAGGCCGCCATGGCCAGGCACCTGAATCCCGACCAGTTCGTCATCGTCACCGCAGGCCCGACCGTCCCCCAGAAGGACCTGCCGCCCCCCACCGACAAACCCGCCGAAATGCCCAGCGGCGTACCGGAGCACTGA
- a CDS encoding M16 family metallopeptidase, whose protein sequence is MKAISRQAAGLLYCALCLPALALAADNQPTHEFTLDNGLKVVVREDHRAPVVVSQLWYKVGSSYETSGQTGLSHALEHMMFKGSRKLGPGEASRILRELGAEENAFTSDDYTAYYQVLARDRLGVAFELEADRLASLKLPPEEFTREIEVIKEERRLRTDDKPTAKAFERFKAMAYPASGYHIPTIGWMADLNRMKVEELRHWYESWYAPNNATLVVVGDVTPDEVKGLAERYFAGIPKRAVPPAKKPLELSAPGERRLTLHVRTQLPSLIMGFNVPGLATAKDARQVHALRLISTLLDGGYSARLASRLERGEELVSGASAWYDGFPRGDSLFVISATPNVQKGKTLEQTEAGIWRQLEDLKNTPPSAEELKRVRAQAIADLVYQRDSITSQATTIGQLETVGLSWKLMDQDLAALEAVTPADIQAAAKTYFTRDRLSVAHVLPEEARNE, encoded by the coding sequence ATGAAAGCCATTTCCCGACAAGCCGCCGGCTTGCTGTATTGCGCTCTCTGTCTGCCCGCTCTGGCCCTCGCTGCAGACAATCAGCCAACCCATGAATTCACCCTCGACAACGGCCTGAAGGTCGTGGTCCGCGAAGACCACCGCGCCCCCGTGGTGGTGTCCCAGCTCTGGTACAAGGTCGGTTCGAGTTACGAGACATCCGGCCAGACCGGCCTCTCCCACGCCCTCGAACACATGATGTTCAAGGGCAGCCGCAAGCTCGGTCCCGGCGAGGCCTCGCGCATCCTCCGGGAACTCGGCGCCGAGGAAAACGCCTTCACCAGCGATGACTACACCGCCTACTACCAGGTGCTGGCCCGCGACCGCCTGGGCGTCGCCTTCGAACTGGAAGCCGACCGGCTCGCCAGCCTCAAGCTGCCTCCTGAAGAATTCACCCGCGAAATCGAGGTAATCAAGGAAGAACGCCGCCTGCGCACTGACGACAAGCCGACTGCCAAGGCCTTCGAGCGCTTCAAGGCGATGGCCTACCCGGCCAGCGGCTACCACATCCCCACCATCGGCTGGATGGCCGACCTCAACCGCATGAAGGTGGAGGAACTGCGCCACTGGTACGAGTCCTGGTACGCGCCGAACAACGCCACTCTGGTGGTCGTGGGCGACGTCACCCCGGACGAGGTCAAGGGCCTCGCCGAGCGCTATTTCGCCGGTATTCCGAAACGCGCGGTGCCGCCCGCGAAGAAACCCCTGGAGCTCTCCGCCCCCGGCGAGCGCCGCCTGACCCTGCACGTACGCACCCAGCTGCCGAGCCTGATCATGGGCTTCAACGTGCCGGGCCTGGCCACCGCCAAGGACGCCCGCCAGGTTCACGCCCTGCGCCTGATCTCCACCCTGCTCGACGGCGGCTACAGCGCGCGCCTCGCGAGCCGGCTGGAGCGCGGCGAGGAGCTCGTCAGCGGCGCCTCCGCCTGGTACGACGGCTTCCCCCGTGGCGACAGCCTGTTCGTCATCAGCGCCACCCCCAACGTGCAGAAGGGCAAGACCCTGGAGCAGACCGAGGCCGGCATCTGGCGCCAGCTGGAAGACCTGAAGAACACCCCGCCCAGCGCCGAGGAGCTCAAGCGCGTGCGCGCCCAGGCCATCGCCGACCTGGTCTACCAGCGCGACTCCATCACCAGCCAGGCCACCACCATCGGCCAACTGGAAACGGTGGGCCTGTCGTGGAAGCTGATGGACCAGGACCTGGCTGCACTGGAAGCCGTGACCCCTGCCGATATCCAGGCCGCCGCCAAGACCTACTTCACCCGCGACCGCTTGAGCGTCGCCCACGTCCTGCCCGAGGAGGCCCGCAATGAGTGA
- the ftsY gene encoding signal recognition particle-docking protein FtsY yields the protein MFGSNDDKKAPAQAGEKKSLFGWLRKKPQETAPLEPVAPVEAEAPAVPAAESAPAAEPLAEKVAEPSLAPAPEAVPALVAAPVVADAAEPLVEPAPAPVIAEAPMAVEPAAPAPAPAPAPVVAQPVPAAEPEPAAVAVAVAAAAGPAKGSFFARLKQGLSKTSASLGEGMASLFLGRKVIDDDLLDEIETRLLTADVGVEATSAIVQSLTQKVARKQLADADALYKALQDELAALLRPVEQPLQIDGSQAPYVILVVGVNGVGKTTTIGKLAKKLQLDGKKVMLAAGDTFRAAAVEQLQIWGERNNIAVIAQHTGADSASVIFDAVQAAKARGVDVLIADTAGRLHTKDNLMEELKKVRRVIGKLDESAPHEVLLVLDAGTGQNAINQAKQFHQAVNLSGLALTKLDGTAKGGVIFALAKQFSLPIRYIGVGEGIDDLRTFEADAFVKALFAERESA from the coding sequence ATGTTTGGTTCCAACGACGACAAGAAAGCTCCGGCCCAGGCCGGGGAAAAGAAATCCTTGTTCGGCTGGCTGCGCAAGAAGCCTCAGGAGACCGCTCCCCTCGAGCCGGTGGCTCCGGTCGAGGCTGAGGCGCCGGCCGTCCCCGCGGCCGAGTCCGCGCCAGCAGCCGAACCCCTGGCGGAGAAGGTTGCCGAGCCAAGCCTGGCTCCCGCCCCCGAGGCTGTCCCTGCTCTCGTAGCCGCCCCGGTTGTGGCCGACGCTGCCGAGCCGCTGGTTGAACCTGCACCCGCGCCGGTGATTGCCGAAGCGCCCATGGCAGTCGAGCCTGCTGCACCTGCACCTGCACCTGCACCTGCACCTGTCGTGGCGCAGCCGGTTCCCGCTGCTGAGCCCGAGCCGGCTGCAGTCGCCGTCGCCGTTGCGGCTGCGGCAGGGCCTGCCAAGGGCAGTTTCTTCGCTCGTCTCAAGCAGGGCCTGTCGAAGACCAGCGCCAGCCTTGGCGAAGGCATGGCCAGCCTGTTCCTCGGGCGCAAGGTCATCGATGACGATCTGCTGGATGAAATCGAAACCCGCCTGCTGACCGCCGACGTCGGTGTCGAGGCCACCAGCGCCATCGTCCAGAGCCTGACCCAGAAGGTCGCGCGTAAGCAGCTCGCCGACGCCGACGCCCTCTACAAAGCCCTGCAAGACGAGCTGGCCGCGCTGCTGCGCCCGGTCGAGCAGCCGCTGCAGATCGACGGCAGTCAAGCACCCTATGTGATTCTCGTGGTCGGTGTGAACGGTGTGGGCAAGACCACCACCATCGGCAAACTGGCCAAGAAGCTGCAGCTGGATGGCAAGAAAGTGATGCTGGCCGCCGGCGACACCTTCCGCGCTGCCGCTGTCGAGCAGCTCCAGATCTGGGGTGAGCGCAACAACATCGCGGTGATCGCCCAGCACACCGGTGCCGACTCCGCGTCCGTGATCTTCGACGCCGTTCAGGCCGCGAAGGCGCGGGGTGTCGATGTGCTGATCGCCGACACCGCCGGCCGTTTGCACACCAAGGACAACCTGATGGAAGAGCTGAAGAAGGTGCGCCGCGTGATCGGCAAGCTGGACGAGTCGGCTCCTCACGAAGTGCTGCTGGTGCTGGACGCCGGTACCGGGCAGAACGCCATCAACCAGGCCAAGCAGTTCCACCAGGCGGTCAATCTGTCCGGCCTGGCGTTGACCAAGCTGGACGGCACGGCCAAGGGGGGGGTGATCTTCGCCCTGGCCAAGCAGTTCAGCCTGCCGATCCGCTACATTGGCGTGGGTGAAGGCATCGACGACCTGCGTACCTTCGAAGCCGACGCCTTCGTCAAGGCCCTCTTCGCCGAGCGGGAGTCCGCATGA